Proteins from one Telopea speciosissima isolate NSW1024214 ecotype Mountain lineage chromosome 1, Tspe_v1, whole genome shotgun sequence genomic window:
- the LOC122660535 gene encoding subtilisin-like protease SBT4.15 has product MATTLAHGVKTLTTHESPSSFHRSVGSHNTTTTHRTDGSDNERKTYIVYMGDAPETGIPAVDDHHNLLINAIGDEQIARESRIHSYGKSFNAFAAMLLPHEAEQLKDKEGVVSVFLSKIKKLHTTSSWDFIGMPMTVKRNHLRESNVIVGILDSGIYMQSESFNDEGFGPPPTKWKGKCQTGPNFPGCNNKVIGARYYNLDPTLNITDPLSPEDRNGHGTHTASTVAGNPISGANYYGMAEGIARGGVPSARLAIYKVCWGELCSDLEILAALDDAIDDGVDVISMSLGGQPDLYYKDAIAIGTFHAMRKGIFTACSAGNEGPDEMSVTNAAPWIMTVAANTIDRRFKTYMKLGNGLMASGYISINTFSPEKTSYPLISGTLARNASFHDKYLNARFCDVGTLDASKVKGKIVYCYMADPYSVSGLHTAGFINAAVSNDTLIDTAYDFATPTVYVDANLDALIDRYINTTRNPLAVIYKSYVQRQPASPFLASFSSRGPDTISRSLLKPDISAPGVDILASWTMLATPTGSDDDKRHYHYNIISGTSMSCPHVAAVATYIKTFRPHWSPAAIKSALITTGDPQGGLLHLDGLGYGAGQIDPVRAVQPGLIYDLDLNSYISYLCKEGYNETTLGLLSGTKDLSCKGKIEEGYDGLNYPSMNLNLENNKHISAVFKRTVTNVGFPNSVYKATVKTPPGLNVKVIPNTLIFKSLQEKKTFKVVMKGAVLKGNDTRVLEASLEWNDKWHKVRSPILVYRPDAKYWG; this is encoded by the exons CTACTACTCTGGCTCATGGTGTAAAAACTTTAACTACTCATGAATCCCCATCTTCGTTTCATAGATCAGTTGGATCTCATAACACCACAACTACTCATAGAACAGATGGATCTGATAATGAAAgaaag ACATATATTGTATACATGGGAGATGCACCGGAGACCGGAATTCCTGCTGTGGATGATCATCACAATCTCCTTATTAATGCGATTGGAGA CGAGCAAATTGCGAGAGAATCAAGAATACATAGCTACGGGAAGAGCTTCAATGCGTTCGCCGCAATGTTATTGCCTCATGAAGCAGAGCAATTGAAGG ACAAGGAGGGGGTAGTGTCTGTGTTTCTAAGCAAAATAAAGAAACTTCACACCACAAGTTCCTGGGACTTTATAGGGATGCCTATGACTGTGAAGAGGAACCATTTGAGGGAGAGTAATGTCATTGTGGGTATATTAGATTCAG gaATTTATATGCAGTCTGAGAGTTTCAATGATGAAGGTTTTGGACCTcccccaacaaaatggaagGGTAAATGCCAAACAGGACCTAATTTCCCTGGCTGCAACAA TAAGGTGATAGGTGCAAGGTACTATAACCTAGACCCAACATTGAACATAACAGATCCATTATCACCAGAAGATAGAAATGGTCACGGGACACATACGGCGTCGACGGTGGCCGGAAACCCGATCTCCGGTGCCAATTACTATGGGATGGCTGAAGGGATAGCAAGAGGGGGTGTACCATCAGCACGTCTTGCCATTTACAAGGTGTGCTGGGGTGAATTATGCTCTGATCTGGAAATCTTAGCTGCGTTGGATGATGCCATTGATGATGGGGTGGACGTGATCTCTATGTCCCTTGGTGGACAACCTGACTTATATTACAAAGATGCAATTGCCATTGGTACCTTCCATGCGATGAGAAAGGGAATCTTCACTGCTTGTTCAGCTGGAAATGAGGGACCCGATGAAATGTCTGTCACTAATGCTGCTCCTTGGATCATGACCGTTGCTGCTAACACCATTGATCGTCGCTTCAAGACTTATATGAAGTTGGGCAATGGTTTGATGGCCTCC GGATATATTTCAATTAATACATTTTCACCAGAAAAGACATCTTACCCTCTAATCAGTGGAACCCTTGCGAGGAATGCCAGTTTTCATGATAAATATTTAAACGCAAG gtTTTGTGATGTTGGAACATTGGATGCAAGCAAGGTGAAGGGAAAGATTGTGTATTGCTACATGGCTGATCCATACTCTGTATCAGGATTGCACACTGCTGGATTCATCAACGCAGCAGTTTCCAACGATACACTTATCGACACTGCTTATGACTTTGCTACACCGACAGTCTATGTTGATGCAAATCTTGATGCCCTGATTGATCGATACATTAACACTACCAG AAACCCACTTGCCGTTATATACAAGAGTTATGTACAAAGACAACCTGCATCTCCATTTTTAGCTTCCTTCTCATCTCGTGGACCTGATACGATCTCTAGAAGTCTCCTCAAg CCGGATATAAGTGCACCAGGGGTGGACATACTAGCTTCATGGACTATGTTAGCTACTCCAACAGGTTCTGACGATGATAAACGCCATTACCATTATAACATAATATCTGGTACATCAATGTCTTGCCCTcatgttgctgctgttgctacATATATCAAGACCTTCCGTCCTCACTGGTCACCGGCCGCAATCAAGTCCGCCCTCATTACCACCGGTGA TCCTCAGGGGGGCTTACTTCATCTTGATGGTTTGGGTTATGGGGCAGGTCAGATTGACCCAGTACGAGCGGTTCAGCCTGGTTTGATCTACGACCTTGACCTAAATTCCTATATAAGCTACTTATGCAAGGAAGGCTACAATGAGACAACCCTTGGTTTGCTCTCTGGGACCAAAGACTTGTCATGCAAAGGGAAAATTGAAGAGGGTTATGATGGGCTTAACTATCCTTCCATGAATCTCAACCTTGAGAACAATAAGCATATTTCAGCTGTGTTTAAAAGAACAGTGACCAATGTAGGGTTTCCTAATTCAGTGTATAAGGCAACAGTGAAGACACCACCTGGTCTCAATGTCAAAGTGATCCCAAACACTTTGATCTTCAAATCTCTTCAGGAGAAGAAAACCTTCAAGGTTGTGATGAAGGGAGCTGTTCTTAAGGGTAATGACACAAGAGTTTTGGAGGCATCACTGGAGTGGAATGATAAATGGCACAAGGTCAGAAGTCCCATTTTGGTTTATAGGCCTGATGCTAAATATTGGGggtaa
- the LOC122643159 gene encoding 40S ribosomal protein S15a-1, translating to MVRISVLNDALKSMYNAEKRGKRQVMIRPSSKVIIKFLMVMQKHGYIGEFEYVDDHRSGKIVVELNGRLNKCGVISPRFDVAVKDIENWTARLLPSRQFGYIVLTTSAGIMDHEEARRKNVGGKVLGFFY from the exons ATGGTGAGAATCAGTGTTTTAAATGATGCTCTAAAAAGCATGTACAATGCGGAAAAGCGTGGAAAGCGACAGGTCATGATCAGACCATCCTCAAAAGTGATCATCAAGTTCCTCATGGTCATGCAGAAGCATG GGTATATTGGAGAGTTTGAGTATGTTGATGATCATAGGTCTGGAAAAATTGTGGTTGAACTGAATGGAAGATTGAACAAGTGTGGTGTTATCAGTCCCCGTTTTGATGTGGCTGTCAAAGATATTGAAAACTGGACTGCGAGGTTGCTCCCCTCAAGACAG TTTGGGTATATTGTTCTGACAACATCTGCGGGCATCATGGATCATGAGGAGGCTCGAAGAAAGAATGTTGGTGGTAAAGTACTTGGTTTCTTCTACTAA
- the LOC122643153 gene encoding uncharacterized protein LOC122643153 codes for MSYFNNNSNNFDSLLLQTMMGRLQLRSPYLNTNSHLSQSLEDFLIDTGDIPEDDDADADRTPLAREESKLEKEIIRVILSGNTESLKPNSGQSVAIGEHHICIGFHEEKDSDYRVWEWHGHLMFFDEENGYSPEYIYGNYFERAPSMKPTVDAEKDAEKEDRGGSLGLRELIDGGDSIGGRILHRNMNSGSRK; via the coding sequence ATGAGTTAtttcaacaacaacagcaataaCTTTGACAGTCTCCTCCTGCAAACCATGATGGGGAGATTACAACTCCGATCTCCTTACCTCAACACTAATTCTCATCTCTCCCAAAGCTTGGAAGATTTCCTGATTGATACCGGTGACATCCCCGAAGACGACGACGCCGACGCCGACAGAACTCCACTTGCCAGAGAAGAATCGAAACTGGAGAAGGAGATCATTCGTGTCATCCTTAGCGGTAATACCGAATCTCTGAAACCTAATTCCGGACAATCCGTCGCGATCGGCGAACACCATATTTGCATTGGGTTTCATGAAGAGAAGGATTCCGATTACCGCGTTTGGGAGTGGCATGGTCATCTTATGTTTTTTGATGAGGAGAATGGGTATTCTCCGGAATATATCTATGGGAATTACTTTGAGAGAGCGCCATCGATGAAACCAACCGTGGACGCTGAGAAGGATGCGGAGAAGGAGGACCGTGGAGGAAGCTTGGGGCTGAGGGAGTTGATTGACGGTGGGGATTCAATCGGTGGTCGGATTCTTCATCGGAACATGAATTCCGGTTCACGTAAGTGA